The Lepisosteus oculatus isolate fLepOcu1 chromosome 4, fLepOcu1.hap2, whole genome shotgun sequence genome window below encodes:
- the LOC138238107 gene encoding testisin-like — MSPVTVQEWTVILGRLKQNGSNPSERSLGVQSVQTSQLGGTNIALLKLDTKVSFTDYIQPICLAGERVSFPTGTQCWVTGWGNAAGTGENTLQQVSTAITACVNVSSADNLCTGSLDLQQVDSGDPLVCQQDSLWIQAGIVAVDNTVQRKGRVARALQQGVFPKVSRYQSFLQSNVGPTLPLINPNTVVTTTPTPSSAPSLGHTVLLLAVLSLLLTAWTSTP, encoded by the exons ATGAG TCCGGTGACTGTCCAGGAGTGGACAGTGATCCTGGGAAGACTGAAGCAGAATGGCTCAAACCCCTCCGAGAGATCCCTGGGGGTCCAGAGTGTCCAAACCAGCCAGCTTGGTGGCACCAACATCGCCCTCCTGAAACTGGACACCAAGGTCTCCTTCACTGACTACATCCAGCCCATCTGCCTGGCTGGGGAGAGAGTCTCATTCCCCACTGGAACTCAGTGTTGGGTCACTGGCTGGGGCAACGCAGCTGGGACAG GTGAGAACACTCTCCAGCAAGTGTCCACAGCGATCACCGCGTGTGTGAACGTCTCTTCAGCTGACAACCTCTGTACTGGATCACTGGACCTACAGCAG GTAGACTCAGGGGATCCCCTGGTGTGTCAACAGGACTCTCTCTGGATTCAGGCCGGCATTGTTGCAGTGGACAACACTGTCCAACGAAAGGGGCGTGTGGCCCGAGCTCTGCAGCAGGGGGTGTTCCCCAAGGTGTCCAGATACCAGAGTTTCCTGCAGAGCAACGTGGGCCCCACCCTGCCCCTCATCAACCCCAACACCGTGGTCAccaccacccccacccccagcaGCGCCCCCTCCCTGGGACACACTGTCCTGCTGCTGGCTGTCCTGTCCCTACTGCTGACAGCCTGGACCTCCACACCCTGA